One genomic segment of Alphaproteobacteria bacterium HT1-32 includes these proteins:
- a CDS encoding glutathione S-transferase family protein: MELYDFLDSGNGYKIRLLLHKLGVDYTRIEVNILAGETRTPEFLAWNPDGRVPLLKLDDGRLLPESNAILYYLAEGSRYFPEDRFTRAEVMRWMFWEQYVHEPNVSVARFIRHFLPADHPRRGAELEQKMTGGKRALQIMDRHLDGRKFMVGDRLTIADICLYGYSNVAEEGGFRLAEYPNLLDWLKRVADDTPHIPITRG; encoded by the coding sequence GTGGAACTGTATGACTTTCTGGATTCCGGGAACGGCTACAAGATCCGGTTGCTGCTGCATAAACTCGGTGTCGATTACACCCGGATCGAGGTGAATATTCTGGCAGGGGAGACCCGGACGCCGGAATTCCTCGCCTGGAATCCGGATGGCCGTGTGCCGCTGCTGAAGCTGGATGACGGCCGCCTGCTGCCGGAATCAAACGCTATTCTGTATTATCTGGCTGAGGGCAGCCGGTATTTTCCGGAAGACCGCTTTACCCGGGCCGAGGTCATGCGCTGGATGTTCTGGGAACAGTATGTCCATGAACCGAATGTCTCCGTGGCCCGCTTTATCCGCCATTTTCTGCCAGCGGATCACCCCCGGCGGGGCGCAGAGCTGGAACAGAAAATGACTGGTGGCAAACGTGCCCTGCAAATCATGGACCGGCATCTCGACGGGCGAAAATTTATGGTCGGGGATAGACTGACCATCGCTGATATCTGCCTGTACGGGTACAGTAATGTTGCCGAAGAAGGCGGGTTCAGACTCGCAGAATACCCGAATTTGTTGGACTGGCTGAAGCGTGTTGCCGATGATACGCCGCATATTCCGATTACCCGGGGGTAG
- a CDS encoding GNAT family N-acetyltransferase, with amino-acid sequence MIRRIFRLPGGSDLEDAEIDVRIRRVETEDGPQVRQVLTAAFDGEEEANLVASLTAENAIEFGLVAEAAGHHIGNIFFSRLTITGPADPVRALALAPVAIHPDLQRLGIGSALINGGLALAAQNKWDMVLVLGDPEFYHRFGFEVDAAKAVDCPYSGPALAAWTYPGVILPDNMIARYPDSFNSLN; translated from the coding sequence ATGATACGCCGCATATTCCGATTACCCGGGGGTAGCGATTTGGAAGATGCAGAAATTGACGTGCGTATCCGGCGCGTTGAAACAGAAGACGGTCCACAGGTCCGGCAGGTTCTGACAGCGGCATTTGATGGCGAGGAAGAGGCCAATCTGGTCGCCTCACTGACCGCAGAGAACGCTATTGAATTCGGACTTGTTGCCGAAGCGGCAGGCCATCATATCGGGAATATCTTTTTTAGCCGGCTGACCATCACCGGGCCTGCCGACCCTGTCCGGGCGCTGGCGCTGGCACCAGTTGCGATCCATCCGGACCTGCAGCGCCTTGGCATCGGATCAGCCCTGATCAATGGCGGGCTGGCCCTGGCCGCTCAGAACAAGTGGGATATGGTGCTGGTACTGGGCGATCCCGAATTCTATCACCGTTTCGGGTTCGAGGTCGACGCGGCGAAAGCTGTCGATTGCCCCTATAGCGGCCCGGCGCTGGCCGCCTGGACCTATCCGGGCGTCATTTTGCCGGACAACATGATCGCCCGTTATCCGGATTCATTTAACAGCCTGAACTGA